The segment TATCCGTGGCGCCATGCACCGAAGCATGCACCAACAAAGCTCGGCGAATCTCCATTTCTGTCAAGTTGATTTGCCGATCAGTGCGCCGCACCTCCTCAGCCACCGTTTCTACCGCACCACCCGTAACGGCGTTCATGGCCAAATCAAAAGTATGGCGGGCATCATTAACCATGCGCTGAACCTGCGCATCTATCTGCTCAAGCCCGCCCTCATCAGGACGTCGAAAAAAACTCATTACCATGTCATCAACTCCAATAGTTGGTTACTTGTTATTTTGACGGAAAAAAACTGAAATACCTCATTAGGAAACCTCATCGCAAAATCATTACTCCCGCCAACGGGATCACCACAAACATGATCACCGTGTAAGCCACAGCCACCGACCGCCGCTCTGTCGCCACCTCAGCCAGACGCTCCGACAAATCAAGCGGAATACGCCGCAACACCCGCCAAGGATAAAACACGGCAATACCACTGATATTAAACAACGTGTGCACAATGGCCACACTGACCGCCGCCGGACTACCGGTAGCCAACGCCGCCAAAAGCGCCGTCACCGTAGTACCCACATTGGCGCCCAAAGTCACCGGATAAATATTTTCTAACGTCAAAACCCCGGAAGCCGCCAACGGCACCAACACCGAAGTGGTGATAGACGAAGATTGCACCGCCACCGTAATAACCAACCCCAAGACCATCGCCACAAAGCCCGAACCAGCACCCAACGCTTTATTAATGGCGGCCTCAACCCGGTCAGCCACCAGCAATCGCATATTTTTTGTAATAAAGGCCAGCGCCACAAAAATAAACGCCAAACCCACAGCAATCATCAACCCACCTTTGAGGTCTCCATGAGCCCCCAAACTGGACAACAAATCCTTCACCAAATTGGCCGGCAACTTCACCGCAGCCTTCAAAGGACTCTTAAAATCGCTACCCCCAGAGCCCACTACCCGCTCAGTAATCCACAGCGAAGAAGAAGAAAGAAAACCGGTAGCTAATTCCAGCGGCAAAAAAACCGCCACCGTCAAAATATTGAAAAAATCGTGCACGGTGGCCGCCGCAAAAGCCCGGCGGAACTCGGCGTCTCGACGCACATGGCCCAACGAAGCCAACGTATTGGTCACCGTGGTACCCAAATTGGCGCCCATAATCATAGGCACCGCATCACTCGTGCTGACCACACCAGAAGCCACCAAACCCACAATCACCGCCGTCGACACCGACGAAGACTGCACCAACACTGTGGCCAACAAACCCACAAACAAACCAGCCAACGGGTTCGATATCCCCTGGAAAAGACCATCTACAAGATCGCTGCCCAGGCTCTTAAACCCGCCCCCCAACAAGTTGACCCCGGTCAAAAACAAGTAAAGCAACGCCAAGACCAGCAGGCCACGAGCCGACGTCGGGATGATGCGAGGTTTTGAACCGTCCAATACTGTTTCATTCGCCATTAAAAACAATCTACCGACCAACCAAACCAACCTGTCTGCAACAAAGAAAAAGGTGAACAAAAAGTAAACACTTCTCATGTTTTAACCGTTTCTTTACCGTGGCTTTATATGCCGTTCTGTACAAATAAGGCAGAAAAAGTAACCCAAACCCTAAAAATGAACGGCGGCAACAACATGAACACCACTTGGATGAAACAAAGTACCTGCGCAAACTCCCCAGCAGACGTCTTTTTCCCCAGCGACGGCATGGGGGTTATTGTCGCCAAAGCCATTTGTGCCAACTGCCCAGTCACCGAACCATGTCTGGAAT is part of the Acidimicrobiia bacterium genome and harbors:
- a CDS encoding sodium dependent phosphate transporter, which encodes MANETVLDGSKPRIIPTSARGLLVLALLYLFLTGVNLLGGGFKSLGSDLVDGLFQGISNPLAGLFVGLLATVLVQSSSVSTAVIVGLVASGVVSTSDAVPMIMGANLGTTVTNTLASLGHVRRDAEFRRAFAAATVHDFFNILTVAVFLPLELATGFLSSSSLWITERVVGSGGSDFKSPLKAAVKLPANLVKDLLSSLGAHGDLKGGLMIAVGLAFIFVALAFITKNMRLLVADRVEAAINKALGAGSGFVAMVLGLVITVAVQSSSITTSVLVPLAASGVLTLENIYPVTLGANVGTTVTALLAALATGSPAAVSVAIVHTLFNISGIAVFYPWRVLRRIPLDLSERLAEVATERRSVAVAYTVIMFVVIPLAGVMILR
- a CDS encoding WhiB family transcriptional regulator, with protein sequence MKQSTCANSPADVFFPSDGMGVIVAKAICANCPVTEPCLEYALRNRVEHGVWGGCSERQRRRILKERRQAKQPLSATAA